The segment GGCGACCTTGAAGGCGGCACCGAATCCGTTGAAGAGGCTTTTGCAAAAGTTCCTGGCGTAGAAAGTGTACAGGTTACTGAATTAGGCAGACCTGTATAATTACAGCAAACCTATTCTTTTTTCTTTTTTCTTTTTTCTTTTCTTTTAATTTCCCATAATACCTAGTAATTACTCTAATATCATCAAGGGCTCGTAGATCAGGGGGAGATCGTTACGTTCGCAACGTAAAGGCCGCGGGTTCAAATCCCGCCGAGTCCAGTAAGAAACTTTAGATAGACCTAGATAGATACAGATATTTGCGAGAATTAGGCATATAAGTCTCTGTCTTTTTTGTACTTAACATCAATGGCATTCCCACATTACTATCCCGATGCGGACATATAAAGAAAGCCTTCGAGACAGCCGGAGACGACATCCTGGACATCGGCCGGACAGAAGAACCGCGACATCCCCATCTCTTCCATCCGCGAGAAGAAACTCACCGATTTTCTAAAAGAGCTCGGCATCCCCAAATCCCGCTACCAGATCCAGATGTTCACCACCCCCCTACGGAACCAACCCGGAAGACGTCTACGATGCGATCGTGGTCTCCTTCGAAACCTACCCCATAGCCCTGAAGATCAACGAGATCAAAAGGGCCAATGGCAGGCCCGAGATCAAGATCATCAGGATAGAATACGTCATGCCCGATGATGATATCCCCATCTCTTCCATCAGAATCGTACACGGGTATTTGAAGAAGTAACGCCGTTAACCCGGTTGATGATATTTTACCATCAGGGAAACCACTGCTTCGCATAAGGAAATATTTTTTTGAGTATGCTCATCAAAAATAGGTGCAAGACACTGTATACACACATAGAAAAAAAATCGTATCGCTTTGCTTAACTATTTTTATTTGACCTGATTATAATATGTCTTAGCTTGGTCCGCATCCTGACAAATGCAGCTGAAACTAAGTCCATGTATTTTTATTTTAAGTGTGATGCATTGAGCCCGGGGAAACGGGATCAAAGGTCCTCAGACAAGGTGGTTGCAATGATCAGGTCAAAGCAGTACTATCAATATTATTTGGAAGCAGACAAGAAGGCCATAGGGAGAAAAGTAAAGGAAGTTTTCAACAATCAAACCAGAAGATATTCGTATTTATCGTATTCATCAGTACGAATTTTGTAACTGATAGCTCTTGACCTTTTGGTGTACTCAACTGTCATCCTGAGTTTTGTCCTCTCCCTGAAATTTATGGGAAGGCCCATCTCCCATCTTTTCTCATATTTGCCCACCCGATCCAATAACCTCTTGCTTAACTTGTATTTCTTTTTCGTCCTTCCCATCTGCCCTTTCTTCCTTGGTACATCTTTGATAAGCAAAAGGTATCCTTTGCGCCTTTTCTTTGCATCTTCATAATGTTTTGAGTATCTGTGGATTATGTCGTAGACAGCATGTCTTGTTACCTTGTTCTTCTTGTTGGGGTTGTTGTTTACAAGATCCACAAGCTCATCGATCGTGAAATATTTGTTCCCGTTGTCCCTCATGGTCTGGAAAAGTACCATCTTTGCAGCTCCGTTATTGCCTCTTTGGTAGCAATAAAAGCACAAGTTCTTATCCGGATATTCCTTCTCAAAACCACATGATGGACATATCTAACTCATAACTTACTCTCTGACTTTTTTGGGTGCTTTGTGTACCATAGTATACGAGGATACCATCGTTACCGATGGATAGACGAAGTAGGCAAGGCGTGAACGCCTGGTAGGGAGTCAGATGCTAGGATGTAAAAGTCGAAGATATCGCCAGCATATACCTGCCTTACCTATATTTTCAATTTTTATTACACACTTTCTCAAAGAAATACTTTTCCTTCGTAAAATACTTTTTCTGAATCAAGAGCCACATATGCCTCCACAAAGGTCAGGATATCACCTATAGCACTCCGAATATCCTCAAGGTGATCATACTGCGGATCATGCTTCTACCAACTCTGCAAGAATATGCCAGCCGATGCGTGGTTTTAAAGCATTTTTGGATACGAGGTCCACATGCACGCCAAAAGCCTGTGAGAGTTCTTCTTCCAGACGTGCATAGCCAAACAACGTTATGGTCCCATTGAACTCTACAAGAATATCAAGATCACTCGACGAGGTCTGCTCCCTCCGCAGATTACGCAAGGAGCATAATGAATATATACTTACTGGCCAGTAAGTTACTGTATGGTAAGATTCTTTGGCCGTGAGAAAGAACTGGCTATGCTCAATGACATATACAACGCTCCGGGATCGTCCCTTGTCGTTCTTTATGGAAGGAGGCGAGTGGGCAAGACCGAGCTTAGCAGAGAGTTCCTCAAAGACAGGAAGGGACTGTATTTTTTCATAGGGACGAAAAGCGAAGAGCTTCTGTTAAATGATCTTGAAGAGGAGATCGAGACCATCACAGGCATACGCCCGCGCCTTGAGGGTTTTGATGACCTGTTCCCGGTCCTGTTCGGCATAGAGGAGAAGCTTGTGATCGTGTTCGATGAGTTCCAGAACCTTGCAAAGGTCAATCCGGACCTGTTCTCAAAGTTCCAGAAATACTGGGATTCGTACCACAGGGAGAATGATCACATGTTCATAATGATCGGCTCGTACATCGGAATGATGAAAAAGATATTCGAGGAGAGCAAGGAACCTTTGTTCGGCAGGGCAACTTCGATACTGAACATCAGACCGTTCACATTCGCAGACAGCTACTCGTTCCTCAGCGGCATGAATCCGATGGAATTCGAGGAGGCCATGAAGACATATTTCATACTCGGAGGAGTACCGAAATACCTGCTGCTTTCAGGACAGTTCCACCAGCCGGATGCCATGGCAATGTTCAGGAAGCTCTTTTTGGAAATGCAGATCCTCCTGGAGGAGGCAAAGAACATCCTCATATTGGAATTCGGCTCGGAGCACAAGGGATATTTCTCGATCCTTGAGGGGATCGCCACCGGCAAGAGCACGCCTAACGAGATATCCGATTATACAGCGATCCCGTCGGCTACGGTATCCAAGTACCTGCATGAGCTGGTCCACAGGTACGAGATCGTAAAAAAGGAAGAGCCTGTCACAGGTGGAGGTAAAAGGAGCGGACGCTACTTCCTGGACGATAATTTCTTTACCTTCTGGTTCAGGTTCATCCATAAGTACTACGGCGTGTTCGAGATCGATCCTGAAAGGGCAGAGCAGCTCGTCCTGAAGGACATAAACACCTATTTCGGCTATGCCTTTGAGGATGTGGCAAAGGAGATGCTAATATCCTACAACAAACAGGGACTTCTCCCCCTGAGGTTCACCGACATCGGAAGATGGTGGAGCAAGGACACTGAGA is part of the Methanococcoides orientis genome and harbors:
- a CDS encoding ATP-binding protein, producing MVRFFGREKELAMLNDIYNAPGSSLVVLYGRRRVGKTELSREFLKDRKGLYFFIGTKSEELLLNDLEEEIETITGIRPRLEGFDDLFPVLFGIEEKLVIVFDEFQNLAKVNPDLFSKFQKYWDSYHRENDHMFIMIGSYIGMMKKIFEESKEPLFGRATSILNIRPFTFADSYSFLSGMNPMEFEEAMKTYFILGGVPKYLLLSGQFHQPDAMAMFRKLFLEMQILLEEAKNILILEFGSEHKGYFSILEGIATGKSTPNEISDYTAIPSATVSKYLHELVHRYEIVKKEEPVTGGGKRSGRYFLDDNFFTFWFRFIHKYYGVFEIDPERAEQLVLKDINTYFGYAFEDVAKEMLISYNKQGLLPLRFTDIGRWWSKDTEIDLMAFDRIEHEALFCEVKWKHLTKKDAMKVATNLKKKSEKVSGKWNSHYCLIAKSIDGKEELPFLTLALTDLEEHLKTRH
- a CDS encoding nucleotidyltransferase family protein, coding for MRNLRREQTSSSDLDILVEFNGTITLFGYARLEEELSQAFGVHVDLVSKNALKPRIGWHILAELVEA